The nucleotide window ATTTGTAAAGGCTTTTCGTAAATAAAAAAGTAGAGCCAGAATTAAAACAATCTCGGACTCTACCTAATATTAATTATTCAAAATAAATTATTTACTTTCTTGATAAGATTTTAAGAACTCTTTTACTTTCGCGCTATCTGCTTCTAGCTTTAATCCTGTATCTACTAATGGAGAAACTGTTGATACAGCTGGTTTTTTCTTATCTTGGTAATAGCTGATGAACTCTGATTGGTTGATTGAGTAAAGTACTGCTTTACGTAAATCTACTGATTTCGATACTTCGCGACCGTTTTGGTTGAATAATAAGTAACTTACTGCATTAGAATCTGCCGTTTTTAATGTTAAGTTTTGGTCGCCCTCCACTACATCTACTTTTGTTTCAGGTACTGATTGTAATACATGAATTTCCCCGTTACGTAATGCTGATAATGCACTGTCGTTATCTGCAATAAAGCGTACGTTAATTTTTTTGATTTTTGGTTCGTTCTCTGTACCAACTTGGTAAGCTGGATTTTTCACGAATTGTGCTTCATAGTCATTTTTTTGTACTAAAATGTAAGGTCCAGATGCGGCTAAGTGATTGGCATAAGTAGCACCTTCCGTCACTGTTGCTTGGTCACCGTAAGCGACATCTTTATTAGGATCATAGCTTGCAACATCAAATGTATTGACTGCAGTCACTGCTGCTTCTGATACAATACCACCTGATTGGTGCGCTAAGTAGTTTAATACTTGTGGGAATGCTGTTGATGTCGTAATTTTCACTACTTGGTATTTTCCAGCTGCATTATCTACATCTGCTTCATCTGCTACGACTTCGGCCACCGCTGCAGGTAAATCCTCCGACAATGCTTCTAATACTGTGTTACCATCCGCTGTTTTCACTGACTGTAATGACGTAATATCCGAAATGATTTCTACGGATTCAATGTTTTCATGAATCGAATAAGTACGGTGATCTGGAACAGCATTTTGATCTTTGGCACGGTTTAATGAGAAGACAACATCCTCTGCAGATACTAAATCGCCTGTATCAACCGCAGTTTTGTTTTCTACTTTTGCAAAATTAATATCGTCACGTAATACGAAATAATATTCTTTTGCATCTTCCGACATCGCATGATTATAAGATAATGAACCTTTTGAAACAACTTCATCCGTATCTGATAAGTTTACTAAACGGACATTCATATTTGTATTCAATGTATTAATTGAACCGTCA belongs to Solibacillus sp. FSL R7-0682 and includes:
- a CDS encoding ABC transporter substrate-binding protein; its protein translation is MNKKLFTLASTATVAAVALAGCVETKSDVEESKTDITETAGAKPVIELLGMSSGEQDMNIVRDQLVKNGFDVKLNIQPDYGSYTAQQDAGNFDIAISSWTTVTGNPDYAVRGLFKTGGDYSRTSDETVDQLIDEASTLTGDEAKDKYKELEQALVFDNAYIAPLYISQKFQGIYSKEINPDTVRLPKSRAQAWETISFNDEAKNDTETLVLHQAIASLTSLDPVKGNDGSINTLNTNMNVRLVNLSDTDEVVSKGSLSYNHAMSEDAKEYYFVLRDDINFAKVENKTAVDTGDLVSAEDVVFSLNRAKDQNAVPDHRTYSIHENIESVEIISDITSLQSVKTADGNTVLEALSEDLPAAVAEVVADEADVDNAAGKYQVVKITTSTAFPQVLNYLAHQSGGIVSEAAVTAVNTFDVASYDPNKDVAYGDQATVTEGATYANHLAASGPYILVQKNDYEAQFVKNPAYQVGTENEPKIKKINVRFIADNDSALSALRNGEIHVLQSVPETKVDVVEGDQNLTLKTADSNAVSYLLFNQNGREVSKSVDLRKAVLYSINQSEFISYYQDKKKPAVSTVSPLVDTGLKLEADSAKVKEFLKSYQESK